The DNA window taaactctCGTATATTCAAGACACATTTCTAATTGTCaaattaatgatttgttttcttattttacctTTATTTTAGGATGTTGTCGATGTCAGGAATCTTTCTCTAGTTTACACTCTAGCTGGAGGTAAAAAGAAAACTCTCGAATCAGTTGCTGTCCGTTTAAGGATTGGTTATCAAACTTAAGTTCGTGAATGTTAATGTCTACGCCGGTTCTTGATTATTTGTGCATGAATGATTCCGCAGTTGACTGCATTGATTGCGCTGCCGATGCATCTATTGTGAATGCTGTAAACGAAGGAATTGAAGCAGCAAGGGAGATTGTTTACCTTCGAAAGCCTTGGGTAATGATTAGTGTTAATGATGATGAAGATCTTCACTTTCGTAAAGCTGGTACGTGTTCCCTTAtctaatttagattaatttcatGACTTATAGAAATTGCAATTAATCGAAAGGATCCTATATGTAACTGATAAGCTGTTGGCATTTTTAGAAATTCCATACAACGTCATGGGAACATGCAACTGTCGGATGGgattgagatttgttttttggtcTTATTTTAAAATCCATACACTATATTTGTTGATATCATTGTTAAGCATCAGTGAATGAGTCTCGAGATATTTCACTAACTTTCCTGCTGTTCCAAGTCCAAGCTGATAGACAGCAGCTTTTCAGTGTGAATGTGTTCGAATGTGAAATTGGCCTTAGATAAAgtgcaatctttttttttttatttatcaaaatgtaAGAGATAAAGTCCAATCTTGCCAATCCAAGAGATGGGTAATTAATGACCATGCAAGGTAGCATGAGCTATGTGTCATCATCTGATTGTGATATGAGTTCAGTGTTATTCTTAACAGAATTTGATCCAGAGGAGTGTCCATTGGACTGTTCAAGGCCCTGTGAAACCATTTGTCCTGCAAGTGCAATATCATTACAGAAACATCAATCAACAACAGAACTTTCCCATGGTACCGAAACACTCAATGTATTAAAGGTCTttgaatgatatattttccAAAGTTTATGAATAGTCACCCCATATTATCACCGCAGTTggtatatttgtttgaaattgacATTGATATGCAGGGTGGAGTGATAACTGAACGCTGTTATGGCTGTGGTCGTTGCTTTCCGGTTTGCCCATATGATAAAATAAGTTAGTAGTTTTTGTCCGTTGATATGCTACTCTTTTCCAATACTTTAGCCTTCCATTTTTTCAACCCCGTGATAGAGTTCTTCAAAAACTTTTTCTCAGAAAATCACAAACTTCTTGTAGTTTCCCtgtctcatagcttgcagtatgTTCAGTTTAAACTAACATGTGCAAATTGATCTAGGAATGGCTATGTACACAAGGGATGCTGTTGCTACTGCTGAACTTCTTAAAAGGAATGATGTAGATGCCATAGAGATACATACAGGTGGAAGGTACAATTCCAAGACCgataaacaatatataaaacaaaatttaaaaggcTATCCAGAAGTCCTTTATATCAAGCATCCACTTTCTCCTTCGCTTTAGTATCTTGGTTTTCACATGGCCTGTACAGTGCAATTATATTATGTTAGAGGGAATATGAATTCACCCTTCGACCCTGTGGAGCAGGATGATTATTTTGGCTTGATGTCCATTCCTCTTTATCTAAGCAGTGACTTTCACATCGTCATCCCTGTCAATTTTTCTTCATTGTAGGCAGACTGCCCCCTTTGAGGGACTCTGGAATGATTTGGGAAATTCAACTGGATACCTGAAACTAGTAGCAGTGAGTGTACAGCTTATCATTGATGATTGATCTAAATATTTCTGGGCCTATTGTGGATAAAACATCTATCAAATGTAACACGAGCTAGCTGGATGTCATAATGAGTTCAGGGTGATTGTATATTAATATTTACTCCCTGCAGGTTAGCTTACCATATGCTGGAGATTCAACTATATCTTCAATGAACACAATCTACACAATGATGGAACCTCATCTTCCTAGCCTCAATTTATGGCAGGTGTGTCCTATGTATTTCCATCTATTAAATATGTttcaatattatcatcataaACCATAAAGAGCCTCTGATAATCCTTATGAACTCTATTGAAGTTGGATGGCCGTCCCATGAGTGGAGATATTGGCCGAGGTGCC is part of the Populus alba chromosome 10, ASM523922v2, whole genome shotgun sequence genome and encodes:
- the LOC118046187 gene encoding uncharacterized protein gives rise to the protein MALCFSINATTLPQHHHGKVNYRSNKKCLESVRNLVKTTGVASVVSAPQESLQKGNWVKLICGASFEDVVDVRNLSLVYTLAGVDCIDCAADASIVNAVNEGIEAAREIVYLRKPWVMISVNDDEDLHFRKAEFDPEECPLDCSRPCETICPASAISLQKHQSTTELSHGTETLNVLKGGVITERCYGCGRCFPVCPYDKIRMAMYTRDAVATAELLKRNDVDAIEIHTGGRQTAPFEGLWNDLGNSTGYLKLVAVSLPYAGDSTISSMNTIYTMMEPHLPSLNLWQLDGRPMSGDIGRGATRESIAFAACLAAVKDKPHGFFQLAGGTNAHTVEGLKKEGLFQTTLVAENSKDNISMPTSLASSHALIGGIAYGGYARKIVGRVLSSMRSQHGLVHIEDYPEHLLQALANALDLVGTVKCYDPCT